One Jannaschia sp. GRR-S6-38 genomic window carries:
- a CDS encoding ChaN family lipoprotein gives MRGAFGALVALALAGAAGAQTLPELPPAEIYVIGEQHDNPTHHKMQAALVTRIAPTAVVFEMLDADQAARITPGVTRDAATLGPLLDWAESGWPDIAYYAPIMAATDAPILGAAGPADDLSGYGLDAALPDDQQAAREALQAASHCGALPEEILPDFVARQRALDAQFADRTLAALDRYGAPVVLITGNGHARADWGVPAAIARVRPEVAVVTILQGEDGIVPPGGGDLVLDADAPARGDPCDAFR, from the coding sequence GTGAGAGGCGCCTTCGGGGCGCTCGTCGCGCTGGCCCTGGCCGGCGCCGCGGGCGCCCAGACCCTGCCCGAGTTGCCGCCGGCCGAGATCTACGTGATCGGCGAGCAGCACGACAATCCGACCCACCACAAGATGCAGGCGGCGCTCGTGACCCGGATCGCGCCGACGGCGGTCGTGTTCGAGATGCTCGACGCGGACCAGGCCGCGCGGATCACGCCCGGGGTGACGCGCGACGCCGCGACGCTGGGGCCGCTTCTGGACTGGGCCGAGAGCGGCTGGCCCGACATCGCCTATTACGCCCCGATCATGGCGGCCACTGACGCCCCGATCCTCGGCGCGGCCGGGCCCGCGGACGACCTGTCCGGCTACGGTCTCGACGCCGCCCTGCCCGACGATCAGCAGGCCGCGCGCGAGGCGCTGCAGGCCGCGTCCCATTGCGGCGCCCTGCCTGAGGAGATCCTGCCCGACTTCGTCGCCCGACAGCGCGCTCTCGACGCGCAATTCGCCGACCGGACGCTCGCGGCGCTGGACCGATACGGCGCGCCGGTCGTGCTGATCACCGGGAACGGCCATGCGCGCGCCGATTGGGGCGTCCCGGCCGCCATCGCGCGGGTCCGGCCCGAGGTCGCGGTCGTCACGATCCTGCAGGGCGAGGATGGCATCGTCCCGCCGGGCGGCGGCGATCTCGTCCTCGACGCCGACGCGCCCGCGCGCGGCGATCCCTGCGACGCCTTCCGCTGA
- a CDS encoding YifB family Mg chelatase-like AAA ATPase produces the protein MLARTTTVAFEGLEARPVEVQCAVSPGLPGFSIVGLPDKAVSEARDRIRTALSELGIALPSKKVTVNLSPADLPKEGAHFDLPIALCLLAALEIVPGDPVAQAVSIGEMSLDGGLVAVAGALPAAVTAGALGFSLFCPEGCGPEAAWVAAASVYGAASLKALIDHLTGNAPLPEARSGRVAPAPSGLCLRDVRGQERAKRALEIAAAGRHHLFMVGPPGAGKSMLAARLPGLLPPLSPAESLETSMIHSLAGTLEEGGILQARPFQEPHHTASVPAIVGGGKKAGPGQISLAHNGVLFMDELPEFPRAVLETLRQPIETGEVVIARANAHVRYPCRFLLVAAANPCRCGMLFDAGRACSRAPNCGEDYMGKISGPLMDRFDLRLEVPAVEVSDLSLPAGGDSSAEVAARVATARERQAARYAGSDQVRVNADIAGDALMEVAAPDAEGRDMLLKATDRFRLSARGYHRVLKVARTIADLSGDATVRRPHIAEALGYRLVAAI, from the coding sequence ATGCTGGCACGCACCACGACGGTCGCCTTCGAGGGGCTGGAGGCGCGCCCCGTCGAGGTGCAATGCGCCGTCTCGCCCGGCCTGCCGGGCTTCTCGATCGTCGGCCTCCCCGACAAGGCCGTCTCCGAGGCGCGCGACCGCATCCGCACGGCCCTGTCCGAACTCGGCATCGCGCTGCCCTCGAAGAAGGTCACCGTGAACCTCTCGCCCGCCGACCTGCCAAAGGAAGGCGCGCATTTCGATCTGCCGATCGCGCTCTGCCTGCTCGCCGCGCTGGAAATCGTGCCGGGCGACCCGGTCGCGCAGGCCGTCAGCATCGGAGAGATGTCGCTCGATGGCGGGCTGGTCGCGGTGGCGGGCGCCCTGCCCGCGGCGGTCACGGCCGGGGCGCTCGGGTTTTCGCTCTTCTGCCCGGAGGGCTGCGGGCCGGAGGCGGCCTGGGTCGCCGCGGCCTCGGTCTACGGCGCGGCCTCGCTCAAGGCGCTGATCGACCACCTGACGGGCAACGCACCGCTGCCCGAGGCGCGCTCGGGCCGGGTCGCGCCCGCGCCGTCGGGTCTCTGCCTGCGCGACGTGCGCGGGCAGGAACGCGCCAAGCGCGCGCTCGAGATCGCCGCCGCCGGGCGGCACCACCTCTTCATGGTCGGCCCGCCCGGCGCCGGGAAATCGATGCTGGCCGCGCGCCTGCCCGGCCTCCTGCCGCCGCTCTCGCCCGCGGAGTCGCTCGAAACCTCGATGATCCACTCGCTGGCCGGCACGCTGGAGGAAGGCGGCATCCTGCAGGCCCGCCCCTTCCAGGAGCCGCATCACACCGCCTCGGTTCCGGCCATCGTCGGCGGCGGCAAGAAGGCCGGACCGGGGCAGATCAGCCTCGCGCATAACGGCGTGCTCTTCATGGACGAGCTTCCGGAATTCCCCCGCGCCGTCTTGGAAACCCTGCGCCAGCCGATCGAGACCGGCGAGGTGGTGATCGCGCGGGCCAATGCGCATGTCCGCTACCCCTGCCGCTTCCTGCTGGTGGCCGCGGCAAATCCCTGCCGCTGCGGGATGCTGTTCGACGCGGGCCGCGCCTGTTCGCGCGCGCCCAATTGCGGCGAGGATTACATGGGCAAGATCTCGGGCCCGCTGATGGACCGGTTCGACCTGCGGCTCGAAGTGCCCGCCGTCGAGGTCTCGGACCTGTCGCTGCCGGCCGGGGGCGACAGCTCGGCCGAGGTCGCGGCCCGGGTCGCCACGGCGCGCGAGCGGCAAGCGGCGCGCTATGCCGGGTCGGACCAGGTGCGGGTCAATGCCGATATCGCGGGCGACGCGCTGATGGAGGTCGCCGCCCCCGACGCCGAGGGGCGCGACATGCTCCTGAAAGCCACCGACCGCTTCCGGCTGTCGGCCCGCGGCTATCACCGGGTGCTGAAGGTCGCGCGCACCATCGCCGATCTGAGCGGGGACGCGACCGTGCGGCGGCCCCATATCGCCGAGGCGCTGGGCTACCGGCTGGTCGCGGCGATCTGA
- the cobU gene encoding bifunctional adenosylcobinamide kinase/adenosylcobinamide-phosphate guanylyltransferase, translated as MDVKDGLTLVLGHAASGKSDWAEAAVRATGAAPVYVATAQALDAEMSNKIKAHAARRGPEWRLVEAPLDLAAACEPARDGEVWLIDCATMWLTNKIMADADWHEPAEAWLAHVADSPAGFVVVSNDVGGGVTPDNSLARRFQREQGALNQRLARAADRVVLVTAGLAQRLK; from the coding sequence ATGGATGTGAAAGACGGTCTGACGCTTGTCCTGGGACATGCCGCCTCCGGAAAATCCGACTGGGCCGAAGCTGCGGTCCGCGCCACCGGCGCCGCGCCGGTCTATGTCGCGACGGCGCAAGCGCTCGACGCGGAAATGTCGAACAAGATCAAGGCCCATGCGGCGCGCCGCGGCCCCGAATGGCGTCTCGTCGAGGCACCGCTGGACCTCGCCGCGGCCTGCGAACCGGCCCGCGACGGCGAGGTCTGGCTGATCGATTGTGCGACAATGTGGCTCACCAACAAAATCATGGCCGATGCGGATTGGCACGAGCCGGCCGAGGCCTGGCTCGCCCATGTCGCGGACAGCCCGGCCGGCTTCGTCGTCGTGTCAAATGACGTAGGCGGCGGGGTCACCCCCGACAATTCGCTGGCCCGCCGGTTCCAGCGCGAACAAGGCGCGCTGAACCAGAGGCTCGCCCGGGCGGCCGACCGCGTGGTGCTCGTCACCGCCGGGCTGGCGCAGCGGCTGAAATGA
- the coaBC gene encoding bifunctional phosphopantothenoylcysteine decarboxylase/phosphopantothenate--cysteine ligase CoaBC, translated as MLTDRHILLVIGGGIAAFKSLDLIRRLRERGARVTPVLTRAGEEFVTPLSVSALAASKVYRDLFDLTDEAEMGHIELSRAADLVLVCPATANLMGRMAAGLADDLATTLLMATDTPVMIVPAMNVRMWQHAATQRNLATLRADGIAVVGPVEGPMACGEFGPGRLAEVADILAAVEAHFADGPLAGRHVLVTSGPTHEPIDPVRYIANRSSGAQGTAIAAALRDLGARVSFVTGPASVAPPEGVEVIRVETARQMHEAAMAALPADAAVMAAAVADWHVANAADRKVKKTRDGTPALDFAENPDILHAISHAEARPRLVVGFAAETDDVTAHATAKRDRKGCDWIVANDVSPATGIMGGAENAVTLITDAGAEDWPRLSKAETARRLAARIAEALA; from the coding sequence ATGCTGACCGACAGACATATCCTGCTGGTGATCGGCGGCGGCATTGCCGCCTTCAAGTCGCTGGACCTGATCCGTCGCCTGCGCGAGCGCGGCGCGCGCGTCACCCCCGTGCTGACCCGCGCGGGCGAGGAATTCGTCACGCCCCTGTCGGTCTCGGCGCTGGCCGCGTCCAAGGTCTACCGCGACCTGTTCGACCTGACCGACGAGGCCGAGATGGGCCATATCGAGCTCAGCCGCGCCGCGGACCTGGTGCTGGTCTGCCCGGCCACCGCCAACCTGATGGGCCGCATGGCCGCAGGGCTGGCCGACGATCTGGCCACGACGCTGCTGATGGCCACCGACACGCCGGTGATGATCGTGCCCGCGATGAACGTGCGGATGTGGCAGCACGCGGCCACGCAGCGCAACCTCGCCACGCTGCGCGCCGACGGCATCGCGGTGGTCGGCCCGGTCGAGGGACCGATGGCCTGCGGCGAATTCGGCCCCGGCCGGCTGGCCGAGGTGGCGGACATCCTGGCCGCGGTGGAGGCGCATTTCGCAGATGGCCCGCTCGCGGGGCGCCACGTGCTGGTCACCTCGGGCCCCACGCATGAGCCGATCGACCCGGTGCGCTACATCGCCAACCGCTCCTCCGGGGCGCAGGGCACGGCCATCGCCGCGGCGCTGCGCGACCTGGGCGCGCGGGTCAGCTTCGTCACAGGCCCGGCCAGCGTCGCCCCGCCCGAGGGGGTGGAGGTGATCCGGGTCGAGACCGCGCGCCAGATGCACGAGGCCGCGATGGCCGCGCTGCCGGCCGATGCCGCGGTGATGGCCGCCGCCGTGGCCGATTGGCATGTCGCCAACGCCGCCGACCGGAAGGTGAAGAAGACGCGCGACGGCACGCCGGCGCTGGATTTCGCCGAGAACCCCGACATTCTGCACGCGATCAGCCATGCCGAGGCGCGCCCGCGCCTCGTCGTGGGTTTCGCCGCCGAGACCGACGACGTCACCGCCCATGCCACCGCCAAGCGCGACCGCAAGGGCTGCGACTGGATCGTGGCCAACGATGTCTCGCCGGCCACCGGCATCATGGGCGGGGCCGAGAATGCCGTGACCCTGATCACCGATGCGGGGGCCGAGGACTGGCCGCGCCTGTCGAAGGCCGAGACCGCGCGCCGCCTCGCCGCCCGCATCGCCGAGGCGTTGGCATGA
- a CDS encoding histidine phosphatase family protein translates to MTRLWLIRHGPTHSKNLVGWTDLPADLSDRAALARLSDALPHAPVVSSDLRRATATADAIQAARPRLPHQPALREFHYGDWEDRHWSEIEEARLRPYFERPGAHRAPNGESWNDVTARVRGALARLAGGPDLIVVAHMGVILTQWAAATGRPPYDALAQKIDNLSLTRIDLAPDGPRAVFANRHP, encoded by the coding sequence ATGACGCGGCTCTGGCTGATCCGGCACGGGCCGACCCATTCGAAGAACCTGGTGGGCTGGACCGACCTGCCCGCCGACCTGTCCGACCGCGCCGCGCTTGCGCGGTTGTCGGACGCCCTGCCCCACGCCCCCGTCGTCAGCAGCGATCTGCGGCGCGCCACCGCCACCGCCGACGCGATCCAGGCCGCGCGCCCGCGCCTGCCGCATCAGCCCGCCCTGCGCGAGTTCCATTACGGCGACTGGGAAGACCGCCACTGGTCCGAGATCGAGGAGGCCCGGCTGCGCCCCTATTTCGAGCGCCCGGGCGCCCATCGCGCCCCGAACGGCGAAAGCTGGAACGACGTGACCGCCCGCGTCCGGGGCGCGCTGGCGCGGCTGGCGGGCGGGCCCGACCTGATCGTCGTGGCGCATATGGGCGTCATCCTGACGCAATGGGCCGCCGCGACCGGTCGGCCGCCCTATGACGCGCTGGCGCAGAAGATCGACAATCTCAGCCTGACGCGGATCGACCTCGCGCCCGACGGCCCCCGCGCGGTCTTCGCCAACCGCCACCCCTGA
- a CDS encoding RNA polymerase factor sigma-32 — protein sequence MALDFNQDMSLSRRAMKAELLDAETELRLAYAWRDERCEESLHRLITAYMRLAISMAAKFKRYGAPMNDLIQEAGLGLMKAAEKFDPDRGVRFSTYAVWWIKASIQDYVMRNWSMVRTGSTSSQKSLFFNLRRVQARLEREALAEGRILDRQTMREMIAKEVGVPLHDVEMMEGRLSGSDFSLNATQSSDEEGREWIDTLEDDAEQADSHVELKHDNAMLREWLLSALSSLNDRERFIVRERKLREDPRTLESLGNELSLSKERVRQLEAAAFAKMRKSLEKQSREVLGFLV from the coding sequence ATGGCACTCGACTTCAATCAAGATATGTCCCTGTCCCGCCGCGCCATGAAGGCAGAGCTTCTGGACGCCGAGACGGAACTGCGTCTCGCCTATGCCTGGCGCGACGAGCGCTGCGAGGAAAGCCTGCATCGCCTGATCACCGCCTACATGCGGCTAGCTATCTCCATGGCGGCGAAGTTCAAGCGCTACGGCGCGCCGATGAACGACCTGATCCAGGAAGCCGGCCTGGGCCTGATGAAGGCCGCCGAGAAGTTCGACCCCGACCGGGGCGTGCGCTTCTCGACCTATGCCGTCTGGTGGATCAAGGCGTCGATCCAGGATTACGTGATGCGCAACTGGTCGATGGTCCGCACCGGCTCGACCAGCTCGCAAAAATCGCTCTTCTTCAACCTGCGCCGTGTGCAGGCCCGGCTGGAGCGCGAGGCGCTGGCTGAAGGCCGCATCCTCGACCGCCAGACCATGCGCGAGATGATTGCCAAGGAAGTCGGCGTGCCGCTGCACGATGTCGAGATGATGGAAGGCCGGCTTTCGGGCTCGGATTTCAGCCTCAACGCGACGCAATCCTCGGACGAGGAAGGCCGCGAGTGGATCGACACGCTGGAAGACGATGCCGAGCAGGCCGACAGCCATGTCGAGTTGAAGCACGACAACGCGATGCTGCGTGAATGGCTGCTTTCGGCGCTGTCCTCGCTCAACGACCGCGAGCGCTTCATCGTCCGCGAGCGCAAGCTGCGCGAGGATCCCCGCACGTTGGAGAGCCTTGGCAACGAGCTGTCGCTGTCGAAGGAGCGGGTGCGCCAGCTGGAGGCCGCGGCCTTCGCCAAGATGCGCAAGTCGCTGGAGAAGCAGTCCCGCGAAGTGCTGGGCTTCCTCGTGTGA
- the gshB gene encoding glutathione synthase yields the protein MTRSTPLKVAFQMDPIEHVDIDADSSFRLALEAQARGHALWYYQPEHLAYDEGRILARGQSMALRREKGNHVTLGAREELDLTEMDVVWLRQDPPFDMSYITSTHLLDRVHPGTLVVNDPTWVRGWPEKLMVLDFPELTPPTIVARDLDTLRAFRARHGDVILKPLYGNGGAGVFRLKSGDPNLASLHELFSTINREPLIMQKYLPAVTKGDKRVILVDGEPVGAINRVPAEGETRSNLHVGGRPEPIALTDRDREICAAIGPRLREAGQIFVGIDVIGDWLTEINVTSPTGLQELERFDGTNAAGLIWEAIEARLD from the coding sequence ATGACCCGCTCCACCCCGCTCAAGGTCGCGTTCCAGATGGATCCGATCGAGCATGTCGATATCGACGCCGACAGCAGCTTCCGCCTCGCGCTCGAGGCGCAGGCGCGCGGCCATGCGCTGTGGTACTACCAGCCCGAGCACCTGGCCTATGACGAGGGCCGGATCCTCGCGCGCGGGCAGTCGATGGCGCTGCGCCGCGAGAAGGGCAATCACGTCACGCTGGGCGCGCGCGAGGAGCTGGACCTGACCGAGATGGACGTGGTCTGGCTGCGCCAGGATCCGCCCTTCGACATGTCCTACATCACCTCGACCCACCTGCTGGACCGGGTCCATCCCGGGACGCTGGTCGTCAACGACCCGACCTGGGTGCGCGGCTGGCCCGAGAAGCTGATGGTGCTCGACTTCCCCGAGCTGACTCCGCCCACCATCGTGGCCCGCGACCTCGACACGCTGCGCGCCTTTCGCGCCCGGCACGGGGACGTGATCCTGAAGCCGCTCTACGGCAATGGCGGGGCGGGCGTGTTCCGCCTCAAGTCGGGCGATCCGAACCTCGCCTCGCTGCACGAGCTGTTCTCGACGATCAACCGCGAGCCGTTGATCATGCAAAAATACCTGCCCGCCGTCACCAAGGGCGACAAGCGCGTCATCCTGGTCGACGGCGAGCCGGTGGGCGCGATCAACCGCGTCCCGGCCGAGGGCGAGACGCGCTCGAACCTGCATGTCGGCGGGCGGCCGGAACCCATCGCGCTCACGGATCGCGACCGCGAGATCTGCGCCGCGATCGGCCCGCGGCTGCGCGAGGCGGGGCAGATCTTCGTGGGCATCGACGTGATCGGCGACTGGCTGACCGAGATCAACGTGACCTCGCCCACGGGCTTGCAGGAGCTGGAGCGCTTCGACGGCACCAATGCCGCGGGGCTGATCTGGGAGGCGATCGAGGCGCGGCTGGACTGA
- a CDS encoding penicillin-binding protein activator produces the protein MLITPIRRLSVSLARRARKLAALATATVALAACNPSVQGVGEGSGADGRQGSGVTQVALLVPYGSARGSDAGVARSLENAARLAANDLGGGVVELTVYPTQGTAAGASSAAAQAVAEGAQVILGPLYADNAAAAGVAASGSGVPVLSFSNNTSVAGGNVWVLGATFENTAERVLGFAAGQGRNRVLVTHAADATGQIAQAAVARAAGRTGAQITGSVPYELSQAGISAAVPTIVSQARATNSNAVFLTGNTSGDLPVISQLLSEAGLGGEEFRFLGLTRWDIPAEAVALPGLQGGYFALPDPAPSRQFNARYSAAYGGGPHPLAGLAYDGMAAIGAIANRGATVGRASLTSRAGFAGTNGVFRLRSDGTNQRALAVAQIVNRQLQVVSPAPNSFGGAGS, from the coding sequence ATGCTCATCACACCCATCCGCCGCCTATCCGTGTCACTGGCCCGCCGGGCGCGCAAGCTCGCCGCGCTGGCCACCGCGACCGTGGCGCTGGCCGCCTGCAACCCCTCGGTGCAGGGCGTGGGCGAAGGCAGCGGGGCCGACGGGCGCCAGGGGTCAGGCGTGACGCAGGTCGCGCTGCTGGTGCCCTACGGCTCGGCGCGCGGCTCGGATGCGGGCGTCGCCCGCAGCCTCGAGAACGCGGCGCGGCTGGCGGCCAACGACCTGGGCGGCGGCGTGGTCGAGTTGACGGTCTACCCGACCCAGGGCACCGCCGCCGGCGCGTCGAGCGCGGCGGCGCAGGCCGTGGCCGAGGGCGCGCAGGTGATCCTCGGCCCGCTCTATGCCGACAACGCCGCCGCGGCGGGCGTGGCCGCCTCGGGGTCAGGCGTGCCGGTGCTGAGCTTCTCCAACAACACCTCGGTGGCAGGCGGCAATGTCTGGGTGCTGGGCGCCACCTTCGAGAACACCGCCGAGCGCGTGCTGGGCTTCGCCGCCGGCCAGGGCCGCAACCGCGTGCTCGTCACCCACGCGGCCGACGCCACCGGGCAGATCGCCCAGGCCGCCGTGGCCCGCGCCGCCGGACGCACCGGCGCGCAGATTACCGGCTCCGTCCCCTACGAACTCAGCCAGGCGGGCATCTCCGCCGCGGTCCCGACCATCGTCAGCCAGGCGCGGGCGACCAATTCGAACGCGGTCTTCCTGACCGGAAACACCTCCGGCGACCTGCCGGTGATCTCGCAGCTTCTGTCCGAGGCCGGGCTGGGCGGCGAGGAGTTCCGCTTCCTGGGTCTCACCCGCTGGGACATCCCGGCCGAGGCCGTGGCCCTGCCGGGCCTGCAGGGCGGCTATTTCGCGCTGCCCGACCCCGCGCCGTCGCGGCAGTTCAACGCCCGCTACAGCGCTGCCTATGGCGGCGGGCCACACCCGCTGGCGGGCCTCGCCTATGACGGGATGGCGGCGATCGGCGCGATCGCGAACCGCGGCGCCACCGTGGGCCGCGCCAGCCTGACCAGCCGCGCTGGCTTTGCCGGCACGAACGGGGTATTCCGCCTGCGGAGTGACGGGACCAACCAGCGCGCGCTGGCCGTCGCCCAGATCGTGAACCGTCAGCTACAGGTGGTCAGCCCTGCCCCGAACAGCTTCGGCGGCGCCGGTTCGTAA
- a CDS encoding glutathione S-transferase, translating into MTYEMLVGDCAYSSWSLRGWLLFDAFGLPVRLHHVRMYSDDFAAALTDWPPARTVPVVRTPEGGIWSDSLAIAEGLAEAHPRAGHWPADPRARALARSVTAEMHSGFTALRGACPMNLRVFWKGFAAEDGVRADLARLEAVWAAAREMAGDGPWLFGAYSAADAFYAPVAMRIAGYGLPVSEAARAYVDAHLAHPPLRRWRAMGEAQNRTLDVYDKGLPTAAFPMPDRIPARAVPQGPSVNAACPYSGKPVAHFMEAGGRVWGFCNAFCRDKTVADPAAWPAFMDIYDS; encoded by the coding sequence ATGACATACGAAATGCTCGTCGGCGATTGCGCCTATTCCTCCTGGAGCCTGCGGGGCTGGCTCCTCTTCGACGCCTTCGGCCTGCCGGTGCGGCTGCACCATGTGCGGATGTATTCCGACGATTTTGCCGCCGCCCTCACCGACTGGCCGCCTGCGCGGACCGTCCCGGTCGTGCGCACGCCCGAGGGCGGGATCTGGTCCGACAGCCTCGCCATCGCCGAGGGGCTGGCCGAGGCGCATCCCCGGGCCGGCCACTGGCCCGCCGACCCCCGCGCCCGCGCGCTGGCCCGTTCGGTCACCGCCGAGATGCATTCGGGCTTCACCGCGCTGCGCGGCGCCTGCCCGATGAACCTGCGCGTCTTCTGGAAGGGCTTCGCGGCCGAGGACGGCGTTCGCGCCGATCTCGCCCGGCTGGAGGCGGTCTGGGCCGCCGCCCGCGAAATGGCCGGGGACGGGCCCTGGCTCTTCGGCGCCTATTCGGCGGCGGATGCCTTCTACGCGCCGGTCGCCATGCGTATCGCGGGCTACGGGCTGCCGGTATCGGAGGCGGCGCGCGCCTATGTCGACGCCCATCTGGCCCACCCGCCGCTGCGCCGCTGGCGCGCGATGGGCGAGGCGCAGAACCGCACGCTCGACGTCTACGACAAGGGGCTGCCGACCGCCGCCTTCCCAATGCCCGACCGCATTCCGGCCCGCGCCGTCCCTCAGGGCCCTTCCGTGAATGCCGCCTGCCCCTATTCGGGCAAGCCGGTCGCGCATTTCATGGAGGCCGGCGGCCGCGTCTGGGGGTTCTGCAACGCCTTCTGCCGCGACAAGACCGTGGCCGACCCCGCCGCCTGGCCCGCCTTCATGGACATTTACGATTCGTAA
- the rsmI gene encoding 16S rRNA (cytidine(1402)-2'-O)-methyltransferase: protein MAEAERIEPGLHLVAVPIGAARDITLRALDILAGADVLAAEDTRSLRRLMEIHGIAPGDRPILAYHDHNGPAVRPRLLAALREGKSVAYMSEAGTPLVADPGFQLGVEARAEGLTVRAAPGASAVLAALCVAGLPTDRFLFAGFLPPKSAARRAALAELGAAPATLVLYESPKRLAALLRDAAEVLGPREAAVCRELTKRFEEVRRGTLDALAAAYAAETPKGEIVVVIDRAAPATLDAAALEAALAAAMETESLKSAVKTVSETHGIARNLVYETALRMKDRT, encoded by the coding sequence ATGGCGGAGGCGGAGCGGATCGAGCCGGGGCTGCACCTGGTGGCGGTGCCCATCGGGGCGGCGCGCGACATCACGCTGCGCGCGCTCGACATCCTTGCGGGCGCGGATGTGCTGGCGGCCGAGGACACGCGCTCGCTGCGCCGGCTGATGGAGATCCACGGCATCGCGCCGGGCGACCGGCCGATCCTCGCCTATCACGACCATAACGGCCCCGCGGTCCGCCCCCGGCTGCTGGCCGCGCTGCGCGAGGGCAAGTCGGTGGCCTACATGTCCGAGGCGGGCACGCCGCTGGTCGCCGATCCGGGCTTCCAGCTTGGCGTCGAGGCGCGGGCCGAGGGGCTGACGGTGCGCGCCGCACCCGGCGCCAGCGCGGTGCTCGCGGCGCTCTGCGTGGCAGGGCTGCCCACCGACCGCTTCCTCTTCGCGGGCTTCCTGCCGCCGAAATCGGCGGCGCGGCGCGCGGCGCTGGCCGAGCTCGGCGCGGCGCCCGCGACGCTGGTCCTCTATGAGAGTCCCAAGCGCCTCGCGGCGCTCCTGCGCGACGCGGCCGAGGTGCTGGGCCCGCGCGAGGCCGCGGTCTGCCGCGAGCTGACCAAGCGCTTCGAGGAGGTGCGCCGCGGCACGCTCGACGCCCTCGCCGCCGCCTATGCGGCGGAGACGCCGAAAGGCGAGATCGTCGTCGTCATCGACCGCGCCGCCCCCGCGACGCTGGACGCGGCGGCGCTGGAGGCGGCGCTGGCGGCGGCGATGGAGACGGAAAGTCTAAAATCTGCGGTAAAAACGGTTAGCGAGACGCATGGGATTGCGCGTAACCTCGTCTACGAGACGGCGCTGCGGATGAAGGATCGGACATGA
- a CDS encoding YraN family protein, with amino-acid sequence MSGTTSYHAGVAAEDCVARHYAKSGHAIAARRWRGKGGEIDVIAQAGGETVFVEVKRSDTHAAAALRVSDRQIRRLFDCAGEYMGTLPDGLLSAVRFDVALVDAQGRIEILENTLAA; translated from the coding sequence ATGAGCGGGACCACCTCCTACCACGCGGGCGTCGCCGCCGAGGATTGCGTCGCGCGGCATTACGCGAAATCGGGACATGCCATCGCCGCCCGCCGCTGGCGCGGCAAGGGCGGCGAGATCGACGTGATCGCGCAGGCCGGCGGCGAAACCGTCTTCGTCGAGGTCAAGCGCAGCGACACCCACGCGGCGGCGGCGCTGCGGGTCTCGGACCGGCAGATCCGCCGGCTTTTCGATTGCGCGGGCGAATATATGGGCACGCTGCCCGACGGCCTGCTGAGCGCAGTGCGCTTCGACGTGGCCCTGGTCGACGCGCAGGGCCGGATCGAGATCCTGGAGAACACGCTGGCCGCTTGA